In Sphingobacterium thalpophilum, a genomic segment contains:
- a CDS encoding RagB/SusD family nutrient uptake outer membrane protein: protein MKNIKRYCFGLLSIIALLQSCTKDLNQYPTVETTSESVYTSVDGYRAVLAKLYASFAVAGNGRGDADPDMAGSTASWGYLRVYFNLQEVPTDEVIYTWAGGDNMTDIQYMTWGASDTWVNAMYYRIYYTVAICNEFLRNATTEKLATFSSAEQTQILEFAAEARFLRALAYSHAMDLYGNVPFVTEKDPVAAFFPPRMTRADLFAFIEKELTEIETILPEARQNEYGRVSRAAAWSLLAKNYLNAQVYTGTARNAECLNYAKKVIDAGYSLNANYKQVFNADNDKRTNEIIFPIEADVAHTTTWGATTYLVNGPIVGSMKSSDYGVLSGWNSFRTLREFVALFQVEDKRGDFWKNGQSLDVEDPAASSQGYGLVKFTNLKDDGSYTTDEGLVSTDFPMIRLADVYLMYAEAVLRGGGGSIQEAIRLVNSIRQRGYGNSAGAIDQAQLTLDFILAERGRELFWECTRRTDLIRFGKFNGSDYLWQWKGGDMNGRSVDAKFNLYPIPTTDMSANPNLIQNPGY from the coding sequence ATGAAAAATATAAAAAGATATTGTTTTGGATTGTTGAGTATAATCGCATTGCTACAATCCTGTACAAAAGACTTAAACCAGTATCCCACTGTAGAAACTACTTCGGAGTCGGTATACACCTCTGTGGATGGTTACCGGGCAGTACTTGCTAAATTGTATGCCTCATTTGCCGTTGCGGGCAATGGACGTGGTGATGCCGATCCGGATATGGCGGGCAGCACGGCCTCTTGGGGTTACCTTCGGGTGTACTTTAACTTGCAGGAGGTACCGACTGATGAAGTGATCTATACATGGGCCGGAGGCGACAATATGACCGATATCCAGTATATGACCTGGGGAGCTTCCGATACCTGGGTCAATGCCATGTATTATCGGATCTATTATACGGTAGCCATCTGTAATGAATTTCTACGGAATGCAACAACAGAGAAGCTGGCGACTTTTAGTTCGGCCGAGCAGACACAAATTTTGGAGTTTGCAGCCGAAGCGCGTTTTCTGCGTGCATTGGCCTATAGTCATGCCATGGACCTTTATGGGAACGTTCCTTTTGTGACTGAAAAGGACCCGGTTGCTGCATTTTTTCCACCACGGATGACAAGAGCTGATCTCTTTGCATTTATTGAAAAAGAATTGACTGAGATCGAGACGATCTTACCGGAAGCACGTCAAAATGAGTATGGCCGGGTAAGCCGTGCTGCGGCCTGGTCCCTATTGGCCAAAAATTATCTGAATGCGCAGGTCTATACGGGTACAGCACGAAATGCGGAATGTCTGAATTATGCTAAAAAAGTGATTGATGCTGGATATTCCTTAAATGCGAACTATAAGCAGGTATTTAATGCTGATAATGATAAACGGACCAATGAAATTATTTTCCCGATAGAGGCCGATGTAGCGCATACAACGACATGGGGTGCGACAACGTATCTTGTCAACGGCCCTATTGTTGGAAGCATGAAATCATCGGATTACGGTGTGCTTTCCGGCTGGAATAGTTTTCGTACACTTCGCGAATTTGTGGCACTCTTTCAGGTGGAAGACAAAAGAGGTGATTTTTGGAAAAACGGCCAGTCCCTAGATGTCGAAGACCCCGCTGCCTCGAGCCAGGGATATGGGCTTGTTAAGTTTACAAATTTGAAAGATGATGGCAGCTATACCACAGATGAAGGTTTGGTAAGTACTGATTTCCCGATGATCCGCTTGGCCGACGTGTATCTAATGTATGCTGAGGCTGTACTGCGCGGTGGCGGAGGAAGTATACAGGAAGCGATCAGGTTGGTAAACAGTATCCGTCAGCGGGGGTATGGTAATTCGGCCGGAGCCATTGACCAGGCGCAGCTAACACTGGATTTTATCCTAGCAGAACGCGGGCGTGAACTGTTTTGGGAGTGTACGCGTCGCACAGACCTGATTCGATTTGGGAAATTTAACGGTAGCGATTACCTCTGGCAATGGAAAGGCGGTGACATGAACGGCCGCTCTGTGGATGCAAAATTCAATCTGTATCCGATTCCAACCACTGATATGAGTGCTAACCCGAATTTGATCCAAAATCCTGGCTACTAG
- a CDS encoding PA2169 family four-helix-bundle protein, translating into MENNINNPEIINDIIKINNDRIEGYKKAIDLATSHGLDKLIPTFQKFIGQSEEFIAELTPYVELEGKEATDSTMLSGKLFRAWMGIKVNITGDDERSLLETCEQGEDAFKSTYQTALAEGSEELSQNVHSLINTQLSKQLEAHNIIKMLRDSKTL; encoded by the coding sequence ATGGAAAACAACATCAACAATCCGGAGATCATCAATGACATTATTAAGATCAACAACGACCGCATCGAGGGTTATAAAAAAGCTATTGATCTGGCGACAAGTCATGGTTTAGATAAACTTATACCAACATTTCAAAAATTTATCGGACAATCGGAAGAATTTATTGCCGAGTTGACACCTTATGTTGAGCTTGAAGGCAAAGAGGCGACGGATAGCACCATGCTGAGCGGCAAGCTTTTCCGCGCCTGGATGGGGATAAAAGTGAATATTACGGGAGATGACGAAAGAAGCCTGCTCGAAACCTGTGAGCAGGGAGAAGATGCCTTCAAATCAACTTATCAAACAGCTTTGGCTGAAGGATCGGAAGAACTTTCGCAAAATGTTCATAGCTTAATCAATACACAGCTCAGCAAACAGCTTGAAGCGCATAATATCATTAAAATGCTGCGCGATAGCAAAACCCTCTAA
- a CDS encoding DUF5111 domain-containing protein, with amino-acid sequence MKQLTLYILVLLFVACKKEGGTPAVSGIKPAVLYSSTTELVLKSTDRKAVALQLVWDEAILASDEPMAQSALKNKIEIAADPSFSAVTKSIEQVASSLSYTHEQLNNLVTGMGFLPDEKNVFYVRIASRLGTNTDWLYSNVIALTVTAYQPVEDAAYLYLSNKEFTQFPWKLCSRKEDGFYDGFVRLDQWYNFYLTNAESASAPIIYGSYPLDGSQYILYSGADRWNCWTSKGGYLYLTADVNKLAWKETSVESLTVTGDFNGWSATATPMVYDQTTKVWKATITTTAAEQWGIKVLINGSWTWFFGAAEGDGNCALYTADGTGFAYNKIGTHTLILDLSDPKQFKYHVE; translated from the coding sequence ATGAAACAATTAACACTCTATATCCTGGTGTTGCTTTTCGTTGCCTGTAAAAAGGAGGGCGGGACACCGGCTGTCAGTGGGATAAAACCTGCGGTATTGTACAGCAGTACAACAGAACTGGTCTTAAAATCTACTGACCGCAAGGCCGTGGCCCTGCAGCTTGTCTGGGATGAGGCGATTTTGGCCAGCGATGAACCAATGGCGCAGTCGGCTTTAAAAAATAAAATAGAAATTGCTGCTGATCCATCTTTTTCTGCTGTCACCAAAAGTATCGAGCAGGTAGCAAGCTCGCTCAGCTATACGCATGAACAATTGAATAACCTTGTCACGGGAATGGGATTTTTGCCCGATGAAAAGAACGTGTTTTATGTCCGTATTGCTTCACGATTGGGAACCAATACAGATTGGCTCTACAGTAATGTGATCGCCCTGACTGTGACCGCTTATCAGCCCGTGGAGGATGCTGCCTATCTCTACCTATCTAATAAAGAGTTTACGCAATTTCCATGGAAACTGTGTTCGAGAAAGGAAGATGGTTTTTATGACGGTTTTGTGCGTCTCGACCAATGGTACAACTTCTATTTAACCAATGCGGAAAGCGCGAGTGCACCGATCATCTATGGTTCTTATCCCCTGGATGGTAGCCAATATATTTTGTATAGTGGAGCTGATCGCTGGAATTGCTGGACGAGTAAAGGTGGATACTTATACTTGACAGCCGATGTCAATAAGTTGGCCTGGAAAGAAACTTCCGTAGAATCCTTGACGGTAACGGGCGATTTTAATGGTTGGAGTGCAACAGCAACACCAATGGTATATGACCAGACGACGAAGGTTTGGAAAGCAACCATCACGACAACGGCAGCCGAACAATGGGGAATTAAGGTATTGATCAATGGCAGCTGGACTTGGTTTTTTGGCGCAGCAGAGGGCGATGGAAACTGTGCTTTGTATACGGCCGATGGAACTGGCTTCGCTTATAATAAGATCGGTACACATACCTTGATTCTTGATCTAAGCGATCCAAAACAATTCAAATATCATGTGGAATAA
- a CDS encoding glycosyl hydrolase 53 family protein codes for MKKIKIMLALISLCLGLSGCNDKDNLQVDVPKTHLAKGADVSWITEMEASGVQFFNAGGSAVDGLKILRGLGMDAVRLRVWVDPQQGWCNKNDVLVKARRAHHLGMRIMVDFHYSDTWADPGQQTKPAAWKSLSFDGLKKAVSDHTTEVLQLLKDSGISPEWVQVGNETGNGMLWEDGKASVSMANYATLNNAGYDAVKAVFPEAKVIVHLHNGFDNDLFRWMFDGLKNNGGKWDVIGMSLYPTPENWEERNAACISNIKDMVARYNSEVMICEVGMSWDEADSAEIWLKDLFNAVNSVPDQKVLGIFYWEPLAYGGWNGYTLGAFDNNGRPTKALNAFK; via the coding sequence ATGAAAAAAATAAAAATAATGTTGGCCCTGATAAGCTTGTGTTTGGGCTTATCTGGCTGCAACGACAAAGATAATCTTCAGGTGGATGTACCTAAAACACATTTGGCAAAAGGTGCGGACGTGAGCTGGATTACTGAAATGGAAGCCTCAGGTGTGCAATTTTTTAATGCAGGAGGCAGCGCAGTGGATGGGCTGAAAATCTTGCGTGGACTGGGCATGGATGCGGTACGATTGCGTGTTTGGGTAGATCCCCAACAAGGCTGGTGCAACAAGAATGACGTACTGGTGAAAGCTCGTCGGGCGCATCATCTGGGCATGCGTATTATGGTGGATTTTCATTACAGTGACACCTGGGCGGATCCGGGACAGCAGACAAAGCCTGCCGCATGGAAGAGCTTATCGTTTGATGGGTTAAAGAAGGCTGTTAGTGATCATACAACGGAGGTTCTTCAATTGCTAAAAGATAGCGGTATCTCACCTGAATGGGTGCAGGTCGGTAATGAAACGGGCAATGGGATGCTTTGGGAAGATGGAAAAGCCTCTGTCAGTATGGCTAATTATGCCACATTGAATAATGCCGGCTATGATGCGGTAAAAGCGGTGTTTCCGGAAGCAAAAGTGATCGTACATCTGCATAATGGATTTGACAATGACTTGTTTCGTTGGATGTTCGACGGTCTGAAAAACAACGGTGGGAAATGGGATGTAATTGGCATGTCACTTTATCCGACCCCAGAAAACTGGGAAGAGCGCAATGCGGCCTGCATCAGTAACATCAAAGATATGGTTGCTCGATACAATTCGGAAGTGATGATCTGCGAGGTGGGGATGAGCTGGGATGAAGCAGATAGTGCTGAAATATGGTTAAAGGATCTTTTCAACGCTGTCAATAGCGTGCCCGATCAGAAAGTACTGGGTATATTCTATTGGGAGCCTTTGGCGTATGGTGGGTGGAATGGCTATACCCTAGGCGCATTTGACAATAATGGGCGCCCAACAAAAGCATTGAATGCTTTTAAATAA
- a CDS encoding SusC/RagA family TonB-linked outer membrane protein codes for MKGFAFKTSLLGLSLLSCLGETQLYAATKGESKWIRSMQQQDVRGVVRNEQGQVMAGVTVLVAGTTVGTSTASDGSYRISLPKGKSQLLFSVVGYSSQTLTVVGGTSVDVSMVPAGNVLEELVIVGYGSTTKKDLTGAVNTVGSKDFNSGLVGSPEQLINGKTAGVQVMSNSGSPSSGSTIRIRGGASLSASNDPLIVLDGVPLETGGISGNSGNFLSLINPNDIESMTVLKDASSTAIYGSRASNGVLLITTKKGKGDALRLSFSSIVSMQQAMGVADMMSRDEFASLINTKGSTAQKALLGNASTDWLSEVFQDAIGTDNNLSLQGKIGKTLPFRTSVGYYNQQGTLRTDKTERVTGALVLNPTFFNKHLTVNLNVKGAHNNNGFANTDAIWSAVAFNPTQPIYSGADAYGGYYESLDNAGLPATGANLNPLGLLKQEKHRSTVNRAVGNLDLDYKFHLLPELKAHVTLGYDYAKGNGSNLIPASAANNFTIGGAFDRYEQTLKNKLFTGYLNYNKFFPEIKSTIDVTAGHDYQYWSARRPPIVYYNEAGDIRSTAIASDERHTLISWYGRINYNYDSRYLLTATVRMDGTSRFSPENRWGTFPSVALAWRLSQESFMKGISFLDDLKLRASYGVTGQQEGIGNYEYLPVYNLGTAYAQYRFGDQYHLVYRPSVYNRDLRWETTKAFNYGLDFAFWKNRLSGAIDYYTRKTHDLLANVPVAAGTNFDQNATINVGNVESSGFEFQLNTVPIQKDNLRWEVNFNATNQHTKVTNIALVQDANAVGTYVGPNVSGRGIQILTTGHQPYMFYVYKQLYNEAGKPLEGVYADLNGDGAINEKDLYRYQSPAAKWLFGFNTQLTYKKWTAATTLRANLGNYVFNNTKMNLSAWETVQYVDASINNLHRDYLNTQFQTRQYYSDYYVENASFLRMENLSVNYNFGQVGKISNLRVGAVAQNVFIVSKYSGMDPEVPSGFDSSFYPRSRTFSLSLNMDF; via the coding sequence ATGAAGGGTTTTGCATTTAAAACAAGTTTATTGGGCTTGTCCTTGCTATCCTGTCTTGGGGAAACGCAGCTTTATGCTGCAACGAAAGGGGAAAGCAAGTGGATCAGGTCGATGCAACAACAGGATGTCCGTGGAGTGGTCCGCAACGAGCAAGGGCAGGTGATGGCAGGTGTTACAGTATTGGTGGCCGGAACTACGGTGGGCACTTCAACAGCGAGTGATGGCTCGTACCGTATCTCATTGCCCAAGGGTAAATCCCAACTTCTATTTTCTGTTGTAGGCTACAGTAGCCAAACCTTGACGGTGGTAGGGGGAACATCCGTGGATGTCAGTATGGTGCCTGCGGGAAATGTGCTGGAAGAGCTCGTCATCGTAGGTTACGGTAGCACAACAAAAAAGGATCTAACCGGTGCCGTAAATACGGTTGGAAGCAAGGATTTTAACAGTGGACTTGTCGGCTCTCCCGAACAGCTGATCAATGGAAAAACAGCTGGTGTGCAGGTGATGTCCAACAGCGGTTCTCCTTCTTCCGGGAGTACGATACGTATCCGTGGGGGAGCCTCCTTGAGTGCCAGCAACGATCCATTGATCGTATTGGATGGGGTACCGCTAGAGACTGGTGGTATTAGTGGCAATAGTGGCAATTTTCTAAGTCTGATCAACCCGAATGATATCGAAAGCATGACGGTGCTCAAAGATGCGTCATCGACAGCAATATATGGATCCCGAGCATCAAACGGGGTATTATTGATAACAACAAAGAAGGGTAAAGGAGATGCTTTACGGCTTTCTTTCTCTTCAATCGTGTCCATGCAGCAGGCTATGGGAGTGGCTGATATGATGTCGCGCGATGAATTTGCCTCGCTCATCAATACCAAAGGGAGCACTGCCCAAAAGGCATTATTGGGCAATGCCTCAACAGATTGGCTGTCTGAGGTTTTTCAGGATGCCATCGGGACGGATAATAACTTAAGTCTACAGGGAAAGATCGGTAAAACCTTGCCTTTTCGTACATCGGTGGGCTATTATAATCAGCAAGGGACTTTGCGTACCGACAAAACGGAGCGCGTGACGGGCGCTTTGGTATTAAATCCCACTTTTTTTAATAAACACCTGACCGTAAATTTAAATGTTAAAGGTGCCCATAACAACAACGGTTTTGCCAATACCGACGCGATATGGTCTGCTGTAGCGTTTAATCCTACGCAACCGATTTATTCTGGGGCAGATGCGTATGGTGGCTATTACGAGAGTTTGGATAATGCCGGTCTTCCGGCAACAGGTGCAAACCTCAATCCACTGGGATTGCTCAAGCAGGAAAAACACCGTAGTACAGTCAATAGAGCCGTGGGTAACCTTGACCTCGATTATAAATTCCATCTGCTGCCTGAATTGAAAGCGCACGTAACACTCGGATATGACTATGCCAAAGGGAATGGATCGAATCTTATTCCGGCAAGTGCGGCCAATAATTTTACGATCGGAGGCGCTTTTGACCGTTATGAACAGACGCTTAAAAATAAATTGTTTACAGGCTATCTAAACTATAATAAGTTCTTCCCGGAAATTAAAAGTACAATTGACGTGACAGCAGGCCACGATTATCAATATTGGAGTGCCCGACGGCCACCTATCGTATACTATAACGAAGCTGGTGATATACGCTCGACTGCTATTGCATCTGACGAAAGACATACCCTGATTTCCTGGTACGGACGGATCAACTACAATTACGATAGCCGTTATTTATTAACCGCTACGGTCCGTATGGATGGAACTTCCCGATTCAGCCCCGAAAATCGTTGGGGAACATTTCCGTCAGTCGCCTTGGCCTGGCGTCTTTCGCAGGAGTCTTTCATGAAAGGAATCTCTTTCCTGGACGATCTAAAGCTCCGTGCGAGTTACGGTGTTACAGGGCAGCAGGAAGGAATCGGAAATTACGAATATTTGCCGGTATACAATTTGGGAACAGCCTATGCACAGTATCGTTTCGGCGATCAGTACCATCTGGTGTATAGACCATCGGTTTACAATAGGGACTTACGCTGGGAAACGACCAAAGCATTTAACTACGGCCTGGATTTCGCTTTCTGGAAAAACAGGCTGTCTGGTGCAATTGACTATTACACAAGAAAAACACATGATCTATTGGCCAATGTGCCTGTAGCCGCAGGAACCAATTTTGATCAGAACGCGACTATCAACGTAGGTAATGTCGAAAGTAGTGGCTTCGAATTTCAACTGAATACCGTACCCATACAAAAGGATAATTTGCGCTGGGAAGTCAATTTCAATGCGACTAATCAGCATACAAAAGTAACCAATATAGCTTTGGTGCAGGATGCCAATGCCGTGGGAACTTATGTGGGACCGAATGTCAGTGGCCGTGGTATACAGATTCTGACAACGGGGCATCAGCCTTACATGTTTTATGTCTACAAACAGTTGTACAATGAGGCTGGCAAGCCGCTAGAAGGTGTATATGCGGATCTGAATGGTGATGGAGCGATCAACGAAAAAGACTTATACCGCTATCAATCGCCCGCGGCAAAATGGCTCTTTGGTTTCAATACGCAGTTAACTTACAAAAAATGGACAGCAGCAACGACACTACGCGCAAATTTGGGTAACTACGTATTCAATAATACCAAAATGAATCTTAGTGCTTGGGAAACAGTTCAATATGTGGATGCGTCGATCAACAACTTACATCGGGATTACTTGAATACCCAATTCCAGACCAGACAGTATTATTCGGATTATTACGTCGAAAATGCTTCCTTCCTTCGGATGGAAAACCTGTCGGTGAACTATAATTTTGGTCAGGTGGGTAAGATCTCCAATCTACGTGTGGGTGCGGTAGCTCAGAATGTTTTTATTGTGAGCAAATATAGCGGCATGGACCCTGAGGTTCCGAGTGGCTTCGACAGTTCGTTCTACCCACGCTCAAGAACTTTCTCCTTGAGTCTCAATATGGATTTTTAA